The sequence tgTCAGTAATAggactaaaagtctaaaacacAAACCCTGCAAAGTGCAAATTGTAATATGTGAGAATTATTTCATGGAAAAGTCTTTGAATGTTGAGTGTCCCCGACTTTTTCACACTATCAATATGTTTTTGTGTCGTGATGGACCTAGTTGATCACTGCCTCAAATGTTATGTGAGTAAGATGTGAACAAGTATGTGTAGAAGGACTATTATTCATTGTACCCTAACGTTGAGACTGCTAGTTGCTTAAATGTCTCTCATTAAGTGTTTTCACAATATAATATAACGGCGTTCATTGATTTGTATGAATAGGGCCCTAATGGCAATCATAAGTTGTAACTCATTCATGGTAAATtgtcgcaaaaaaaaaaaaaaaaaaaaaaaaatctaaagtttTGGTCCCCTCTTTCCCCCTCGAATTTTTAGCTTTAAAGGGGCCAtccttactttttatttatttttttaattcaatagttgagGGGTAAAAATTTGAGACTGCATTGGAAGCTTCATAAATCGGTAGCATGATGGATTGGACTTAtgactttcaaatttatgttatattataaattaacaATAATATTAGTGGAGAATAtacatattattataataactatcttattttaagtatttttatgttgtgggttctaattagtttaaatagtaaatttttcaaaaaataattaatatctttAAAAGCAAACATCATAGGgtgaaactctcttaaaaaaaaaaaaaaaatctcttgtgttactaaataaatatataaaaaataaataaataaacctagcTCAATCCGAGATCCTGAcagataaaaagaaaacccGTAAAATCCCCCAAAAAAAGAGGAACTTGGTGGGTAAGCCAACCGCTTACAAAGAACAACACCAGGACTGGGAGTAGACCAACGAGAAGCAGTAAAACAACATTAATTATCGTCGAAAGCTTTTTCCTTTGTATGGTCTCTGTGcttcacaaacacacacacacacacacacacacacacactcacttCAGATTTCTCCCCTAGAGACTCAATTTCATGGCTATTTGTTTTCACACAGTGTGCCTTTGACCTCCTCATGTTGTAATTCAATccgttacaaaaaaaaaaaaaaaatttatactagTACTAATTCCAATCCTAAAGCTTTTCCctaccttctctctctctgtgtgtgtatAAATGGCTGATGTTATTCgattttcatttcattctctccgtttctcttcttcttcttctttgctcaCCTCCTTCTCTTCCTCCTTGAATAGTCTCCAACCGGGTCTCCTTCCCATTCCCAACTCAGATAAGAGGGTTTATCCTCTtttgtattcttcttcttctgctggAGATTTTGCCCGCTTTGCTTCCACACCCAGAAAGCAGTTGGCCTCTTTAAAGGTAAGCGCTtgcccttttatttttttatttttttattttatgtatgtaTCTATGTTCTTTTAACAATTATTATGGTGTATTTGTGAAAATTGATTGAATTTATGAGGACCCATTTGCTGAAATTGTTGGATTTTTGTGATATTGTGTTGCAATTGCTAGtaattgttggaaaattttgtgttttttatttattttatgtgcaTTAAAGTGAAAATGAGAGAAAGCCCATCGGTTAAATTTGCCAGATGATGATATATTGTGTTGCAATTAGTGGTTCAGTTTGTAGTTAGAGTTGAAATTCTAGATTTGAcccaattaaaaaagaaaaaaagtttgaaatttgtttgtttgtaagGTAGATTTTTATCGTTTTATGCTTGCTCATGGTTAAAGATGGTTGCTTTGGTTTGGATGCTAATTTGCCGATCCTCTGGTTGGCGACCATATTCATAGAATTGGAATTcaggatttatttatttttttataggtaatcaaagaaatattattaatgaaaatagaaagtaaaaatacaagttgttcatgatgatgaacaacaagaaaaggataaaacaaacaacaaaaaagaggGAAATCAGGAAAAATCtaagagaaaacataaactCAGAGAGGGAAAAACAATcagtaaaaccccaacaacGAAACCACTCAAAAAGACAACGCTGGCATAAAACCTTTAACTCTTCCAAAGTCTTTTTAGTGTCCTCAAAGGAACAACAATTTCGTTCCAACCAAGCAATCCACATCAAGCAACCTggaatcaaattccaaatatttgaAGTATGATTCCCAAGACATTAATGCCAACAAAATAACAATCTTGCCACCGAtcctggcataacccaatgaataccGAAAGCTTGAAGCATAAAAGTCCATAAGGTATGTGTAACAGGGCAATGAAGAAGACGAAGGTGGTCCACCGACTCCCCATCACAATGACACATACAACACTGATTTGCCAAAGAGCGACCCCTAAGCATGAGATTATCTAAAGTAAGAATCTGACCATGAGTAGCTATCCACAAAAAGAAAGCCACTCGCTTAGGAACCTTtggtttccaaacacccttccaaggaaacaaagaatCCTGAGTTCCCCGAATTGCATGGTAGAAAGACCGGGTGTCAAACTTACCATCTCCTTTGAGCTGCCAACAAAGAGTTTCACTCCTTTCACCCGGAGGAATATGAGATTGGATAAACTCAAGGAGAGAATAAGATGCAGctagcaaaaaaaatcatataattggAGTTTTTGCTCGATTCTTATATTTGCTCCTTCTGCTTCAACTTTTTTAGttgtataataatttatatttatggaTATATGATATGAGCTCAAATTTAGTTCATTAACTAAATGCTCTATTAGGGTTTTCCTCTTCATTACCTTCAAAACGCTTCAACCTTATAATAGATAAGCAACTTTTAGGAGTCCTCTGCTCATATGTTCTGATATGacaatttaaaacttaaaagcaatttctacatttctttttttttttctttttttttggggtggggggtgggTCTTCACCTCATCAGATTcacattttatcattttttattattaccaTAAACATTAAGTTCTGTCCTAGCTCTTAGACTCATCACCTCTCTAACATTGCAATCAAACGTTCTTCTACCCCAACAACAACCATTCTCTTGAGCCCACATGTTATCTCTAAAATGCTTTGTATATCATGCAAGGCATTGGAAGGCAAGTTCAAAGATTCAGActttcttacttttatatttataagtaaTATAACTTCattgaataaagaaaacaatacaaaaaaccAAAGCACACAGGCAGTGTACTAAGGAACcagaaaaaacaacaaaaactataaaGCAAAGAAAGCACAACTATCTAACAAATCTGtcaaagaattaaaagtaaaaacaccTGAAGCATTTGTCCACTCTAGcaaattttggagaaaaaactTCATATCGTGAGTTGATCTCTCACATCCTTCAAAAGCATGAGGATTCCTCTCTCACCAAATACCCCCACATAATACAATGAGGAATCATCCAAATCACCAAGGACTTACGTCTGCTACATTTGTAGCTTGCTAGGAGATCCACAACATGGCATGCATAACCTAGTGAACCCCAAATAAGGAAAAAATCATATTCCACAACTCTCTAGCTACATGGCAATGTAACAATAAATGATCAATGAACTCCCCATCCTTCTTgcacatgcaacaccaatcCAACGCAACTACTCTGCGTTTCTGCAAATTATCCGTAGCTAAAATACGCCCCAAAGCTGCTGTCCACATGAAGAAACTAACCTTTGTTGTCACCTTCAGCCTCCAGAAAGGCTTCCAAGGGAAAGAAGAATGGGTAGTAGAACACAAAACCTTATAAAAAGATTTACCATAAAAAACCCCACTGGCAGAAGTTTTCCAGTATAATTGATCCACTCCATTCCTTCTCGCCAAGCCAGaataaatcaaatccaaaaaggTGACCACTGACTCCAATTCCAAGTCTTGTACCAGTCGAACAAAATTAACATTCcaattgaaagttgaaaccatcTCCTGAGGAAGATAAAAGATGCAGACTTTCTTACTTCTGGTCCTTCTGATTAGGACTTGTGAGCTATAGCTTCGCAAAAGCTAGCTGACACACGTCTCTGTGTGTACTTATTTACAAGTCAGTTACCTTTTGCTACCTGCAATTCTGATATTATTTTGGAGTTTATGTTTAGTTAGTATTCTTATGATTGAAGCATGtaaataatgttttttcttATGGTTTGTAGTCTAATGCTAGTTTTGTATACATCACTGCAGGTTCGGGCAACTGTGACTGAAACTGACCAACCAAAATGGTGGGAAAGGAATGCACCAAATATGGTTGACATTCATTCTACACAAGAATTTTTGAGTGCACTAAGTCAAGCCGGGGAGAGATTAGTTATTGTAGAATTCTATGGAACCTGGTGTGCTTCTTGCCGGGCATTATTCCCTAAGGTAACTCTTGTTGCCAGTAGGCTTTGTTCATTACATCTGTCCATTCTTCCTTTCTAAGATTATTATCAAAGCTTCCATGTTGACAAAAATAAGCTCTAGTTACATTCTTGTTATCTTGTTTCCAACAACTTCCAGATAATTCTAGAGAATAGAATACATAAAACTATGATATGTTAGTAATCAATGGATGTTGTGAGTAAAATATCATGTCTTCTCCTTACATTGCCATCTCTTAGAAAGAGCAACTGAACGATTGGACCAGACAGGTTCAGGTAGCTTGAATGTGTCACCTGCCATTGAGAAACACAAGTGGAGAAATATCAGCctatatttttgttaggacTGAGGGCATTTTAAGTGGATCTTATGCCTTGACAACGTCAACCTTACTGATTAGATAAAAACCTCTTGAATTTTACTGAAGAGAGATGGTATTCTTTTCCTTGGAACACAGAAAGGCTTGAATATAAAAGCTTTAACTTTTGTGGGGTTTGGAAGAGGTGATTGGTAGGTAGCCTATTTTTTTAGAGAGGCTGATTCTCTGACTTGAACCTACAACCCGTCGCTTTTGGTGGAAGGCACTTGCCATCACACTGGACTTGAGACAGATGTggataattaaataattagcTATTTCTTATGCTGTTTCTAGAAATACTTTTGGTGACTTGTGATGTTTTTGTCCTGATTCTGTTGTAATGAATCTGTCAGCTCTGCAGAACAGCTGAAGAACACCCTGAAATTGTATTCCTGAAAATCAATTTTGATGAGAATAAGCCGATGTGCAAAAGTATGAATGTTAAGGTGCTTCCTTATTTTCACTTCTATCGTGGAGCTGATGGACAATTGGAGGCCTTTTCTTGTTCACTTGCAAAGGTGAGTTTTTAACTCTAATTATGGCATGCTTTTATTAGAACCAGCGTcaaattcagaaaataaaaattctttaattGGTTACTGGGAGACCTACAAGAATGACATGATATTTCTCTGCTTCTTGGCAACTAAATCATACactttgtgtgtgtttggattccAAGTCTGCGTTTCCaagctggtttttttttttttttttttttttttcacgcgttttggagtattgcggttactgtttaatgaacagtaaccgcaaatgttgactttctgcagtgaatagtgcacatatgcactgttcacggacccacaaatttcattttttttatcaattttttcattaaaaatgggtcccacaacactattcacatatttaaaaattattttgctacagtgttttcagttttcagtttcagcaaaataagtgtgtgtttggttccGGCGTTGCGTTTGCTGAAGCtgcgtttctttttttttttttcacgcgttttgttttggagtaatgcggttactgttcattgaacagtaatcgcaaatgttgactttctgcagtgaacagtgcatgtgcactgttcacggacccacaaattacactttttatcaactttttcattaaaaataggtcacacggtactattcacacatttaaaaattattttgctacagtgttttcagttttcagtttcagcaaaataagttctatctaaACACACCCTTTAAAGAAAGAAGATGAGGTACAAGCATCTTACACTGTCTATCTTGATCTTTTAAATGCAGGTTGATGCAAtctaaaatggaaaatttatattttagaacCCCATCATTAGATTAAACTCTCAAATCTACTTCATGTCCTTTTCCATGCAATAgtcttttttaatgaaatcttatctatcaatatatatatatatatatatatatatgagattggGTTCATGACTATCTGGACAAATCATGCCTTTCACTTTCAGTATCTTTAGGATTGTATAGTACGAAAGTAATGCAGATGATCAGTTATCTGTGACTATTCAATTTTGAAAACTCTTGAATCAGTACTTACATCTTTCATGTAGTAAATACGTCTAATCTCTAAATCATTTGCAGTTTCAGAAGATAAAGGATGCTATTCAAACACACAGCACAGCTCGCTGCAGCATTGGCCCACCGAAGGGAGTTGGAGATCTCAAACTAGAAGCCTCCTTTGCTCCAAACGACAAACCATCAGGATCTACATCAGCATAGAGCTTCCCCAATTCAGGCCTTTCGGTTTTAATGCCCATCCCTGTATATGATGCACAAACCTCATAGGTGACCTATCTATTCATATTCTGTATATTTTGTCTAGAATACTACGCAGAAAGTGGTATCCGACTGCATTCTTTGCTATCATGATCTCGCTGTTATGTATGTACCTCAAAACTTGGTGAAAATGGTATTCGGATTctggatttattatttttttgaggaaattcTGGATTTATTAAGTGATTGTTTTTTCATTAACTTGTTTTCCATGCTTGATCACGGGACTTCTTGAATTACCATCTTAAATGAAATGTTAGCAGCAATGTTGATATCTTCAAATTGTTTatgttgaagaagaaaaaagaaggaaaaaaaaaaaaaatcctttactAGTGTAAAAAGTTGACTCAATTTAATCAAAACTTAATCACAACTATATTTGGTAATCAGCTGAAATTTACCAGGGAATGTTTCCTGTGTGGTATTTGGATTAGCAATGGGTTATGCAGCATTTTGCCTTTGGGCCGAAAAGAAGGGGGTTAAAGATGACTGCTACTGGACACTGTCTGATGTGGACATTATGGAGGAAATGAAATAGTTGCGCTTTTGAAGATGCAAAGAACTCCAATGTCTCAGTTGGAATCCTTGATGATTGGAGCTATGTACGATTGGTCTCGAGCTTAGGGTATATGATTGGTCTCGAGCTTGGGGTATCATTAGTAACAATTCTCTTATAGGCTTTAAAGACTCACTTTTTGTTTTGTGCATGATTCTTTTAGGCTACTTAGTATTTTATTATAGTGTGGATGAAATAATCTGTTTACGTAAttacttattaattaaaaaaagaaaaaaaaaaaatgacagttGAACTGCTAGAACCTGAAACCATCTTTACCAAGTTCCAAGGGGGAGAACTTGGTAGAAAACTCTAGTAGGCAAGGGTCCTGGATGTGAAAATCGCAAAAAAACGCACAAATTAAAttcttcattattattaattttttttttccctgaagCACAAATTCTTGGTTTGATCAGTGAAACATTCTAATCAATGAATAATCATGTTTGATAATTACAACAATAGAGGTGAAGGGATTCGAACCCTAGTTTTTCTAATGAAGGAAAGTATGCTATGTCACATAGGTTGGGTTGAAGGAGATTCCTTCAAACTGTCAATGGCAGCATTGTAAAGCGATAAATGCCATGACTAACTTaatttgtttaacacttaacaTCCTTACTGATGGAGATCAAGGCACCGCTTTAAAAGATTTCATTTAAGTACCAATTGGGCCGGTTACGAGAGCACAAGTAAAGAAGTTCAAGGATGTACTTAACGAACTCATCCAAGAGTTATGGGCTCAAGCAAATTCGTGGAAGTCCATTGAGCATGATCCACGTGGGCAACAAAAAATCATCACTTTGATTCAAGTTCACATTCAAGGTAATATAGTACCGATCAATCAAactgaaaaaatttaaaataaaaataattaaacaaaattatatacgGTACTATCTCTATCAACCCCTGAACCCAAGTCGATAATGCTCAAAATAAAGTTCAGCCCAACCCAAGTCACCAATCCACACGAATACAAAGAGGAGTAGTCGGGTTGGTGGGTTTGATCCCAGACCCGTCTGTCACCCCTACCACACctgtaactctctctctctctctctcgctctgcAGCTGAAGCTTTTGTTGAACAGTTTCTGAGCATACCAAAACCGATTCAGAGGTAAGAATTTCAATTAATTCccgccctctctctctctctctctctctctctctctctctctactattCGTAAAATTTGattggtttgtggttgtgggtgatATAtagttttggtgttttgggtttGCATGGTTGTGGTTTGGTTCTTCAGCGATGAGGAGGGATTTTCAACtagtttttgcaaatttttttaattcataattcCCTTTTACCCAtttaatttgtgtgtgtgtttggttttactttttaatctaagaaaaacttaaactttGAAGAGAACAAAGCAGCAACACAAGTACAGCAAGTGCCTAAGCTAACATAGACGGCTCACTCGCTCAATCACAAAGCACATTGCCACAAATACTAAAGAGCAGAAGAAACACAAACGATTCAATTGAGTACATTTACAGACActctagaagaagaagaaagaaaaaaaaaaggggaaatgGGTCTGCACTTGTTTTGAATTCTGGATTTCACATGTTTCCTTCTTTCACCATTCACTTGCTCGCTCTTTAGTGTTAGCATTTCCTGAGTTTGGATGATTTGGACTCTCCCTTCATCAGGGAACCTTTCTAAAAAGAGCATTTGGACTCATCTCTAGCTAATTGCCGGTAAAGCACTAGGACTGTAAATGAACCGAGCTATTCATAAACAACTCGGTTTGGCTCAATAAAAAGATCATTCATAGTTTGCTTATAAACGAACCAAACATagctttaattttaattttgtttaataaacaagccgagtccaagcaaaaaacaaaaggttaATGAACAGGCTCGTGAACAATAGTTCTCGATAAAAAACAAGCTGAGTTTAGGCTCGTTTATGAGCTTGGTAATAAGCTTGATATGAGCctgaaatataaattaatatcttACTAAGCCTTTAATTAATTGGGAGTTGAGACCACGTGTCTGAACCAAATGGGCTTGATAAGTACTTGTATTggatctcaagctcaaaagcttGATATTGAGCTCAAGCTCGATTTGACTAATGAATCAAGTCAACATAAGCTGATTTAGACTATCTGACAAGCTCAATCTCAAACAAGGTTTTGTAGGCTTGGTTCAAACTCAAGCCAAGCTTGAacgttttatttttgttgtcaaGCCAAGCTTGAACGTTCAATACTCGACAAAGCTCGACTTGTTGACAAGCAGGAGCATTCACCCTTGACGGGCTAAGCATGTCCCGGATGATATTC is a genomic window of Quercus lobata isolate SW786 chromosome 2, ValleyOak3.0 Primary Assembly, whole genome shotgun sequence containing:
- the LOC115976125 gene encoding thioredoxin-like 2, chloroplastic is translated as MADVIRFSFHSLRFSSSSSLLTSFSSSLNSLQPGLLPIPNSDKRVYPLLYSSSSAGDFARFASTPRKQLASLKVRATVTETDQPKWWERNAPNMVDIHSTQEFLSALSQAGERLVIVEFYGTWCASCRALFPKLCRTAEEHPEIVFLKINFDENKPMCKSMNVKVLPYFHFYRGADGQLEAFSCSLAKFQKIKDAIQTHSTARCSIGPPKGVGDLKLEASFAPNDKPSGSTSA